One region of Salinibacterium sp. TMP30 genomic DNA includes:
- a CDS encoding ABC transporter substrate-binding protein: MSAPRHLLLPLAIAATAALLAGCTATPEPAAEPISGGTLVYATGDAEPGCLDPHVGGNYPQALISTQYIESLVSKNADGEIIPWLATEWTPSDDGLTWDFTLRDDVTFTDGTPFDAEAVKANIEHLKDPNTASSTGYLAVGKIDGIEAIAANQVRFTLSAPDSALLESLSQPWVGVQSPTALERDQATNCESPVGTGPFIITEWVKQQSITLERNENYNSAPDDAEHSGPALLDSLEWRFIPDAATRYAALQSGDVDVIDNAQPNNISSAESDPATAELNAPRPGASNRLELNSGKAPFDDERVREAFIRAVDVSPGIDSLFFGTAERSYSVLSSVEPDGVSLPDTFTVDPDAANALLDDAGWDTIDSDGYRTKDGVRLTLDFPISTNQSIPAEQSLFEQIQASAKDVGFEINLNPTDLSSWYGALFTNEYNLVSAPYTKVGPDVLRILYHSDSIIPAPSGYYANLAQISDPALDEILTTASQTSDAAERAALYEEAQSIIIDGYYVLPLYDQQNHYLYSTSVEGFRALPTVSAPTFYDAWLND, encoded by the coding sequence TTGAGCGCGCCCCGCCATCTTCTGCTCCCCCTCGCCATCGCTGCGACCGCGGCACTGCTCGCGGGATGCACCGCGACACCAGAACCTGCTGCTGAGCCCATCTCCGGTGGAACGCTCGTGTACGCCACTGGAGACGCAGAACCCGGATGCCTAGATCCGCACGTCGGAGGCAACTACCCCCAAGCGCTCATCAGCACTCAGTACATTGAGTCGCTGGTGTCAAAGAATGCCGACGGAGAAATCATCCCGTGGTTGGCAACCGAATGGACCCCCAGCGATGATGGCCTCACTTGGGACTTCACACTGCGCGACGACGTCACCTTCACCGACGGCACACCCTTCGATGCCGAGGCAGTGAAGGCCAACATCGAACACTTGAAAGACCCAAACACCGCGTCATCCACTGGCTACCTCGCTGTCGGCAAGATCGACGGCATCGAAGCTATTGCCGCCAACCAGGTGCGCTTCACGCTGTCTGCACCCGATAGCGCGCTCCTCGAGTCGCTCTCCCAGCCCTGGGTGGGCGTCCAATCCCCCACGGCACTCGAGCGCGACCAAGCAACAAACTGCGAGAGCCCCGTGGGTACTGGACCATTCATCATCACCGAGTGGGTCAAACAACAGTCGATCACTCTGGAGCGCAACGAAAACTACAACTCCGCTCCTGACGATGCCGAGCACAGCGGTCCCGCCCTTCTCGACTCGCTCGAATGGCGGTTCATCCCCGATGCCGCAACTCGCTACGCAGCCCTCCAGTCTGGCGACGTAGATGTCATCGACAACGCGCAGCCGAACAACATCTCCTCCGCCGAGAGCGATCCCGCTACTGCCGAGCTCAATGCTCCCCGCCCCGGAGCATCGAATCGACTCGAACTGAACTCGGGCAAGGCGCCGTTTGATGACGAACGCGTTCGTGAGGCCTTCATCCGGGCAGTCGATGTCTCCCCCGGTATCGACAGCCTGTTCTTTGGCACAGCTGAGCGCTCCTATTCAGTTCTCTCGAGCGTTGAACCCGACGGCGTCTCGTTGCCCGATACCTTCACCGTCGACCCGGATGCGGCCAACGCGCTGCTTGACGACGCCGGCTGGGACACGATCGACAGCGACGGCTATCGCACGAAAGACGGTGTGCGTTTGACTCTTGACTTCCCGATTAGCACCAACCAGTCGATTCCGGCCGAGCAGTCGCTATTCGAACAGATTCAGGCGTCAGCCAAAGACGTGGGCTTCGAAATAAATCTGAACCCGACAGACCTTTCATCGTGGTACGGCGCCCTCTTTACGAACGAGTACAACCTTGTGAGCGCTCCCTACACTAAGGTCGGCCCAGACGTGCTGCGGATCCTCTACCACTCCGACTCGATCATCCCGGCTCCGAGCGGCTACTACGCAAACCTGGCCCAGATCAGCGATCCTGCGCTTGATGAGATCCTGACGACGGCGAGCCAGACCTCGGATGCCGCCGAGCGAGCCGCACTGTACGAAGAAGCACAGTCGATCATTATTGATGGCTACTACGTGCTTCCCCTCTATGACCAGCAGAACCACTACCTCTACAGCACGAGCGTCGAGGGGTTCCGCGCCCTCCCCACCGTTTCGGCTCCCACCTTCTACGACGCGTGGCTTAACGACTAG
- a CDS encoding vitamin K epoxide reductase family protein gives MTASGVRNRPIALAIFLIVAGLMGLWASFQLMVEKIVSLENPEAALSCDFSIVVQCAKNLGSAQGAVFGFPNPVLGLIGFTAPLVVGAAILAGARFNSWFWVSFNLGIAGAFAFCLWLAYQSIFNLSTLCPWCMVVWSVTIPMFWAVTLRNLKVGAIPAPRALRKAAAASYSWVPVIALAGYIIIAAVAQYRLDVLSYL, from the coding sequence ATGACTGCTTCCGGGGTTCGAAACAGGCCCATTGCCCTCGCCATTTTTTTGATCGTCGCTGGACTCATGGGGCTTTGGGCCTCGTTTCAACTTATGGTCGAGAAGATCGTCTCACTGGAGAACCCAGAAGCTGCACTGAGTTGTGATTTCAGCATCGTCGTTCAGTGCGCCAAAAACTTAGGCTCTGCGCAGGGAGCAGTATTCGGGTTCCCCAACCCCGTCCTTGGACTCATCGGATTCACGGCGCCACTCGTCGTTGGCGCTGCGATTCTGGCCGGCGCCCGTTTCAACAGTTGGTTCTGGGTTTCTTTCAACCTCGGTATCGCTGGTGCATTCGCGTTCTGTCTGTGGCTCGCCTACCAAAGCATTTTCAACCTCAGCACGCTATGCCCATGGTGCATGGTCGTCTGGTCGGTGACCATCCCGATGTTCTGGGCCGTCACCCTGCGAAATCTTAAGGTTGGCGCAATTCCTGCACCGCGCGCGCTGCGCAAAGCAGCCGCCGCGTCGTACAGCTGGGTTCCCGTTATTGCGCTTGCGGGCTACATCATCATCGCGGCAGTCGCGCAGTACCGACTCGACGTGCTCAGCTACCTCTAG
- a CDS encoding folylpolyglutamate synthase/dihydrofolate synthase family protein, producing MSERDDEFDDSVEPDESFDDSLSDEERAELEAAHPLADLSPFADGFEGTNIDDDSDFELEDSEYAQDAALVYDELLARIGEQTPQPRLEATRRAVELIGDPQRTYPVIHITGTNGKTSTSRIVESILRAYGLRTGLMTSPHLVRVNERIVVDGRAISNRALAANWADIRPFILMVDAELLAKGEEPLTYFEALTVLAFASFADAPIDVAILEVGMGGEWDSTNVADGQVAVFSPIALDHTQRLGSTISEIARTKAGIVKPAAAIVSAVQTSDAQIELERAADLTESKLGFEGDAFELLSSAVAIGGQLISVRGLAGTYSDLFLPLFGEFQGHNAALAIAAVESFLGAGSQALVTDVLAEGLATVSSPGRLQVIGAEPTVIVDAAHNPHGATALAAALKEYFTFDEIAFVVGVLDDKDASGIIEALAPIANRFYVTASHSDRAVAPEELVETVREFSQETTDFDSFTEAMELARGWAAENERRAVVVTGSISLVGEALALAAVEGWKP from the coding sequence ATGTCTGAACGCGACGATGAATTTGACGACAGCGTAGAGCCCGATGAATCTTTCGATGATTCGCTGAGCGACGAAGAGCGTGCTGAGCTCGAAGCTGCGCATCCGCTCGCCGACCTCAGCCCCTTCGCCGACGGCTTTGAGGGCACCAACATTGACGACGATTCCGACTTTGAGTTGGAAGATTCCGAGTATGCGCAAGATGCCGCCCTCGTCTATGACGAGTTGCTTGCTCGTATCGGGGAACAGACACCACAACCACGCCTCGAGGCGACTCGGCGTGCCGTGGAACTCATCGGTGACCCGCAGCGCACCTATCCCGTTATCCACATCACGGGCACGAACGGCAAGACCTCAACAAGCCGCATTGTTGAGAGCATTTTGCGTGCCTACGGGTTGCGCACGGGGCTCATGACGAGCCCACATCTGGTCCGCGTAAATGAGCGGATCGTGGTTGATGGCCGGGCGATTTCGAACCGTGCTCTCGCCGCGAACTGGGCTGACATCCGCCCCTTCATCTTGATGGTTGATGCTGAGCTGCTGGCAAAGGGCGAAGAGCCTTTGACCTACTTTGAAGCCTTGACGGTTCTCGCATTCGCCAGTTTTGCCGATGCACCTATTGACGTTGCGATTCTTGAAGTTGGGATGGGCGGCGAGTGGGATTCCACCAATGTGGCTGACGGCCAAGTGGCCGTGTTTAGTCCGATTGCGCTGGATCACACTCAACGCTTGGGCTCGACGATCTCAGAAATTGCTCGCACTAAGGCGGGAATCGTCAAGCCAGCCGCCGCGATCGTTTCGGCAGTGCAGACTTCTGATGCTCAGATCGAGCTTGAGCGCGCAGCAGATCTCACGGAGTCGAAGCTTGGCTTCGAGGGTGACGCGTTTGAGTTGCTCAGCAGCGCAGTTGCGATCGGCGGTCAGCTGATCTCTGTCCGTGGGCTTGCGGGAACCTACTCCGACCTTTTCTTGCCACTGTTTGGCGAATTTCAGGGGCATAACGCCGCACTTGCTATTGCCGCGGTTGAGTCATTCCTCGGCGCTGGCAGCCAGGCTCTCGTCACCGATGTGCTGGCAGAGGGCCTGGCAACCGTGTCATCTCCGGGGCGGTTACAGGTTATCGGCGCCGAACCGACCGTGATTGTGGATGCCGCACACAATCCCCACGGGGCGACGGCACTGGCGGCGGCACTCAAGGAGTACTTCACCTTCGACGAGATTGCGTTTGTTGTCGGTGTGCTTGACGACAAGGATGCCTCGGGAATCATTGAAGCACTTGCTCCTATAGCGAATCGTTTCTATGTCACTGCATCGCACTCCGACCGCGCCGTGGCACCAGAAGAGCTCGTCGAAACGGTTCGAGAATTCTCTCAAGAGACCACTGACTTCGATTCCTTCACGGAGGCGATGGAACTTGCCCGCGGGTGGGCCGCCGAAAACGAGCGTCGTGCGGTCGTCGTCACGGGTTCGATCTCGCTGGTTGGCGAGGCACTCGCGCTGGCAGCAGTGGAGGGCTGGAAGCCGTGA
- a CDS encoding DUF4233 domain-containing protein, producing MSRTPRPRRTRSVTELLLSIVLVLDATLIFFVALTAFGLRALAPAPAFIGGAVLIIVFVALARMLHRPWAVWVGWALQMALIALGFVLTPMFVVGAGFAAIWTYCFVKGRQIDAAKAQAFGSSPMTTPDEETQ from the coding sequence GTGAGTAGAACGCCGCGCCCGCGAAGAACCCGCTCCGTCACAGAGCTGCTTCTGAGCATCGTCTTGGTGCTCGATGCGACACTCATCTTCTTTGTCGCGTTGACGGCATTCGGACTCAGGGCACTGGCTCCCGCGCCCGCTTTTATCGGGGGAGCGGTGCTCATCATCGTCTTTGTTGCTTTGGCACGGATGCTCCACCGACCGTGGGCAGTGTGGGTGGGCTGGGCGCTTCAGATGGCCCTCATCGCGCTGGGATTCGTCCTCACCCCCATGTTTGTGGTTGGTGCTGGATTCGCCGCAATCTGGACCTACTGCTTCGTGAAAGGCCGCCAAATCGACGCAGCCAAGGCACAAGCTTTTGGCTCATCACCCATGACCACCCCCGATGAGGAGACACAATGA
- the ndk gene encoding nucleoside-diphosphate kinase: MNIEETLVLIKPDGVARNLTGEILRRIEAKGYQLVDVRLVQADVDLLAEHYAEHEGKPFYEPLLDFMQSGPTVALRIAGNRAIEGFRSLAGTTDPTTAAPGTIRGDLGRDWGLAVQQNLVHGSDSPESAARELALWFA; the protein is encoded by the coding sequence ATGAACATCGAAGAGACACTCGTACTGATCAAGCCGGATGGTGTTGCTCGCAACCTGACCGGAGAAATCCTTCGCCGGATCGAGGCGAAGGGCTACCAGCTCGTGGACGTGCGCCTCGTGCAGGCCGACGTAGATCTGCTCGCGGAGCACTACGCAGAACACGAAGGCAAACCGTTCTACGAGCCACTGCTCGACTTCATGCAGTCGGGCCCAACCGTTGCTTTGCGTATCGCAGGCAACCGTGCGATCGAGGGTTTCCGATCGCTCGCTGGCACGACCGATCCGACGACCGCAGCACCGGGAACTATCCGTGGCGACCTCGGCCGCGACTGGGGGCTGGCTGTTCAGCAGAACCTCGTGCACGGCAGCGACTCACCGGAGTCTGCAGCACGCGAATTGGCGCTCTGGTTCGCCTAA
- a CDS encoding ABC transporter permease, translating into MTDRSDITAERLSTRPAARLRSLAWVVRRFGGGLFVLWMVATVIFFALRLIPGDPVDAILGGPGSQASAEAVAQIRADYGLDQPLIVQYFLAMAKLAMADFGTSYALKIAVAPYVLTQLWSTLVLTIASLVVAWILAVALTLVTSGRGGPARAVGSGLELLAAAVPHFWLASLLIIVLSNTLHWLPPISVPGPLGLILPVLTLALPLTGFLGQLMRESLANAYEQPFVVSARARGESEWGVRFRHVLRHAALPGISLSGWAFGSLLSGAVVVETIFARPGLGRTLLSAVSIRDIPVVTAVALLSALTFIIVTVATDAIDRIVDPRVAKQ; encoded by the coding sequence GTGACGGATCGGTCAGACATTACCGCCGAGCGGCTCTCCACTCGGCCGGCAGCGCGATTGCGTTCGCTGGCGTGGGTCGTGCGCCGTTTCGGCGGTGGTCTATTTGTTTTGTGGATGGTGGCTACCGTCATCTTCTTCGCACTCCGGCTGATTCCCGGCGATCCCGTAGACGCAATCTTGGGTGGCCCAGGGTCACAGGCATCCGCTGAAGCGGTCGCTCAAATTCGCGCTGATTACGGTCTCGATCAGCCGTTAATTGTCCAGTATTTTTTAGCGATGGCGAAGCTCGCGATGGCTGACTTCGGCACGTCATACGCGCTCAAAATTGCGGTGGCGCCGTATGTGCTCACGCAACTGTGGTCGACGCTCGTGCTCACAATTGCCTCACTCGTTGTTGCGTGGATACTGGCCGTCGCGCTGACGCTGGTCACGAGCGGTCGCGGTGGGCCGGCGCGCGCTGTGGGGTCCGGGCTCGAACTGCTCGCTGCGGCCGTGCCGCATTTCTGGCTTGCCTCGCTGCTAATCATTGTTCTGAGCAACACCCTCCACTGGCTCCCCCCGATCAGCGTTCCCGGGCCACTCGGGCTCATCTTGCCTGTGCTCACACTCGCTCTCCCCCTGACCGGATTCTTGGGCCAACTCATGAGGGAATCGCTCGCAAACGCCTACGAGCAACCCTTCGTGGTTTCCGCTCGCGCCCGAGGGGAAAGTGAGTGGGGCGTGCGATTCCGTCATGTGCTGCGTCACGCCGCGCTCCCCGGAATTTCTCTCTCAGGTTGGGCATTCGGGTCGCTGCTGAGCGGCGCCGTGGTCGTGGAGACCATTTTTGCGCGACCAGGGTTAGGGCGCACACTGTTGAGCGCTGTCTCCATCCGTGACATCCCTGTCGTTACTGCGGTAGCCCTGCTGTCGGCGCTCACCTTCATCATCGTCACGGTCGCGACCGACGCCATCGATCGAATCGTCGACCCCAGGGTGGCCAAACAGTGA
- a CDS encoding GntR family transcriptional regulator, producing MLIRVDTASDVPLFEQLSASIRQGVLEGRLSTNERLPSARELAESLGINMHTVLRAYQELRDEGFIELRRGRGAIVSDVSHSYEALTTAVTALVSEARTHNISLSALTALIREEYR from the coding sequence ATGTTGATCCGTGTTGATACCGCGTCTGATGTGCCGCTCTTTGAGCAGCTCTCTGCGAGCATTCGACAGGGAGTGCTCGAAGGCCGACTCAGCACGAACGAGCGCCTACCCAGTGCTCGAGAGCTAGCGGAATCTCTAGGCATCAACATGCATACAGTGTTGCGCGCGTACCAAGAACTCCGCGATGAAGGCTTTATCGAACTTCGCAGGGGGCGCGGCGCCATTGTCTCCGACGTCAGTCACAGCTATGAAGCACTGACGACTGCGGTCACCGCTCTTGTGAGCGAAGCTCGCACCCACAACATTTCACTCAGTGCACTAACCGCCCTCATCCGAGAGGAATATCGATGA
- a CDS encoding biotin transporter BioY, whose translation MSTLTLTLGRPTLADTIFSRSLTTDLVLVGAGAALTAAMAQLVVPLYPVPITGQTLAVLLVGSTLGATRGMLAMLLYAILGIVGLPVFSEASSGLGVLAGTTGGYIVGFIFAAGLTGWLAQRDWDKKFLGAAVSFLAGTGLTFVFGLTWLALVTGGSLEQVLAWGLYPFIIGGVIKAAIAAAIIPSTWKLSAAIARKRNQ comes from the coding sequence GTGTCGACACTCACTTTGACCCTCGGCCGACCCACACTCGCCGACACCATCTTTTCTCGCAGCCTCACGACCGACCTCGTCCTGGTTGGCGCGGGTGCTGCGCTCACTGCCGCCATGGCACAGCTCGTCGTTCCCCTTTACCCCGTACCAATCACTGGCCAAACGCTGGCCGTATTGCTCGTCGGAAGCACCCTTGGTGCAACTCGAGGCATGTTGGCGATGCTGCTCTATGCAATTCTCGGCATCGTGGGCTTGCCCGTGTTCTCGGAGGCGTCCTCGGGCCTTGGAGTGCTCGCTGGCACCACCGGGGGCTACATCGTCGGCTTTATCTTCGCGGCAGGGCTCACTGGATGGCTCGCACAGCGCGATTGGGACAAAAAGTTTCTCGGCGCCGCAGTGTCATTCCTCGCGGGCACCGGTCTTACCTTCGTTTTCGGGCTCACCTGGTTGGCACTCGTAACGGGCGGATCACTTGAGCAGGTTCTCGCGTGGGGCCTTTACCCCTTCATCATTGGTGGAGTGATCAAGGCCGCCATCGCCGCTGCCATCATCCCGTCGACGTGGAAGCTTTCGGCGGCAATCGCACGCAAACGCAACCAGTAG
- the ileS gene encoding isoleucine--tRNA ligase → MSYPRHRSDDSVAPSPKFPAIEEQVLSYWKTDGTFQASIDQREGADERVFYDGPPFANGLPHYGHLLTGYAKDLFPRFQTMRGKQVHRRFGWDTHGLPAELEAMRQLGITEKAQIEEMGIDKFNEAARESVLKYTGEWQEYVTRMARWVDFENDYKTLDVNFMESVIWAFKQLHEKNLAYEGFRVLPYCWNDETPLSNHELRMDDDVYKMRQDQTVTVTFPLDGVKAEALGLTGVKALAWTTTPWTLPTNLALAVGPDIDYALLPAGPLGAGDGSEEGSAQYLLAGDTVAAYAKELGYETAEEALAAVSRTLKGAELDGVRYDRLWDFYEDAETYGTENAWQFLVADYVATGEGTGIVHQAPAYGEDDQIVCAAAGIPVVISVDDGGKFLPSVPPVAGMQVFEANKPLTKLLREEGRLLKVASYEHSYPHCWRCRNPLIYKAVSSWFVKVPEFRDRMGELNQEINWVPENVKEGQFGKWVSNARDWSISRNRYWGSPIPIWKSDNPDFPRVDVYGSLAEIQADFGRLPLNHDGEPDLHRPFIDELTRPNPDDPSGQSTMRRIEDVLDVWFDSGSMPFAQVHYPFENQEWFDSHSPADFIVEYIGQTRGWFYTLHTLSTALFDRPAFSNVISHGIVLGNDGQKMSKSLRNYPDVSEVFDRDGADAMRWFLMSSSVIRGGNLMVTEEGIRDGVRQMLLPLWSTYYFFTLYANAADNYEATWRTDSTNVLDRYLLAKTRELIEGVTSELEALDSPMAAAKLRDFADVLTNWYVRRSRDRFWDGGDTDAFDTLYTVLETVARVAAPLLPLVSEEMWRGLTNGRSVHLTDWPDTSAFPSDHELVASMDRVREIASNSLALRKARSLRVRLPLASLTVVSEASEALALFSDILRDELNVKAVRFEALEEGSLASFGITKKLTVNARALGPRVGKQVQHVITEAKAGNWQTTADGVSVDGMALQPAEYELQMEAADEASAIAFLADGGFVIIDTQLTPELSAEGLARDVIRMIQDARKSAGFDVSDRIALAISALDSADHDAIGFHSAMIASETLAVQSTVESFVNELPEGTLETYRTELPAGKYANAGGLVIDITKMGTINV, encoded by the coding sequence ATGTCGTATCCTCGCCACCGCTCAGACGATTCCGTAGCACCGTCACCGAAGTTTCCGGCGATTGAAGAGCAGGTTCTGTCGTACTGGAAGACAGACGGCACTTTTCAGGCATCCATTGATCAGCGTGAAGGCGCTGACGAGCGGGTTTTCTACGATGGCCCACCCTTTGCTAATGGCCTCCCGCATTACGGTCATTTGCTGACCGGCTACGCCAAAGACCTCTTCCCTCGTTTTCAGACGATGCGCGGCAAGCAAGTGCACCGCCGCTTCGGCTGGGACACCCACGGACTGCCTGCCGAACTTGAAGCGATGCGCCAACTGGGAATCACCGAGAAGGCCCAGATCGAAGAAATGGGCATCGACAAGTTCAACGAAGCTGCCCGCGAATCGGTGCTCAAGTACACCGGTGAGTGGCAAGAGTATGTGACCCGCATGGCACGCTGGGTTGACTTTGAGAACGACTACAAGACCCTCGACGTGAACTTCATGGAGAGTGTCATCTGGGCGTTCAAACAGCTGCATGAGAAGAACCTCGCCTATGAAGGCTTCCGCGTTTTGCCATACTGCTGGAACGATGAGACCCCGCTCTCGAACCACGAACTGCGCATGGATGACGACGTCTACAAGATGCGTCAAGACCAGACCGTCACCGTGACATTCCCTCTCGACGGAGTGAAGGCCGAAGCGCTCGGACTCACCGGCGTGAAGGCTCTCGCTTGGACGACCACGCCGTGGACCCTGCCCACCAACCTTGCACTCGCTGTCGGACCCGACATCGACTACGCGCTGCTGCCCGCCGGCCCCTTGGGTGCAGGTGACGGCTCAGAGGAGGGCTCGGCGCAATACCTGCTCGCGGGCGACACCGTAGCGGCGTACGCAAAGGAACTTGGTTACGAGACCGCTGAGGAGGCGCTCGCCGCAGTCTCGCGCACACTCAAGGGCGCTGAACTCGACGGTGTGCGGTACGACCGTCTCTGGGATTTCTACGAAGATGCCGAGACCTATGGAACCGAAAATGCGTGGCAGTTCTTGGTGGCCGACTACGTTGCCACCGGTGAAGGTACCGGCATCGTGCACCAGGCGCCGGCCTACGGTGAAGACGACCAGATCGTGTGTGCCGCTGCCGGCATCCCCGTCGTAATCTCTGTCGACGATGGCGGCAAGTTCTTGCCATCGGTACCGCCCGTTGCCGGAATGCAGGTATTCGAGGCCAACAAGCCGCTCACGAAACTGCTGCGTGAAGAGGGTCGCCTGCTCAAGGTTGCCAGCTATGAGCACTCCTACCCACACTGCTGGCGTTGCCGCAATCCGCTCATCTATAAGGCGGTATCGAGCTGGTTCGTCAAAGTTCCTGAGTTTCGCGATCGCATGGGTGAACTGAACCAGGAAATTAATTGGGTTCCTGAGAATGTCAAAGAAGGCCAGTTCGGCAAGTGGGTCAGCAACGCGCGCGACTGGTCGATCAGCCGAAACCGCTACTGGGGCTCGCCCATCCCCATCTGGAAGAGCGACAACCCCGATTTCCCCCGCGTGGATGTTTATGGCTCGCTTGCTGAGATCCAAGCCGATTTCGGTCGCTTGCCCCTCAACCACGATGGTGAGCCCGACCTGCACCGCCCGTTCATCGACGAACTGACTCGACCCAACCCGGACGACCCGAGTGGTCAGTCGACGATGCGTCGCATTGAAGATGTGCTCGATGTCTGGTTCGATTCAGGCTCGATGCCATTCGCTCAGGTGCACTACCCTTTCGAAAATCAGGAATGGTTCGACAGCCACAGCCCTGCTGACTTCATTGTGGAATACATCGGTCAGACTCGCGGATGGTTCTATACTCTCCACACGCTGTCGACCGCACTGTTCGATCGACCAGCGTTCTCGAATGTCATCAGTCACGGCATCGTGCTGGGTAATGACGGCCAAAAGATGTCCAAGAGTCTGCGTAATTACCCGGATGTCTCTGAAGTGTTCGACCGTGATGGTGCCGACGCGATGCGCTGGTTCCTCATGTCGAGCTCGGTAATTCGTGGCGGAAACCTTATGGTCACTGAGGAAGGCATCCGCGACGGCGTGCGCCAGATGCTGCTTCCGCTGTGGAGCACGTATTACTTCTTCACTCTCTATGCGAACGCTGCTGATAATTACGAAGCCACGTGGCGCACCGATTCGACGAACGTTCTTGACCGCTACCTGTTGGCGAAAACCCGCGAACTCATCGAAGGCGTAACCTCCGAGCTCGAAGCCCTTGACAGCCCGATGGCGGCCGCGAAATTGCGGGACTTCGCCGACGTTCTCACCAACTGGTACGTGCGTCGCAGTCGCGACCGCTTCTGGGACGGCGGCGACACCGACGCGTTCGATACGCTCTACACCGTGCTCGAAACCGTCGCGAGGGTAGCAGCGCCGCTGCTGCCGCTCGTCTCGGAAGAGATGTGGCGCGGCCTCACCAACGGCCGCAGCGTGCACCTCACCGACTGGCCCGACACATCCGCATTCCCGAGCGACCACGAGCTGGTTGCCTCAATGGACCGCGTCCGCGAGATCGCGTCGAACAGCCTTGCGCTGCGTAAGGCCCGCAGCTTGCGCGTTCGACTACCACTGGCATCATTGACAGTCGTCAGCGAAGCATCAGAAGCGCTCGCACTGTTTAGCGACATCCTCCGCGACGAACTGAACGTCAAGGCTGTGCGGTTCGAAGCACTCGAAGAAGGATCGTTGGCGAGCTTCGGCATCACCAAGAAGCTCACCGTGAACGCACGAGCGCTCGGGCCGCGCGTCGGCAAACAGGTGCAGCACGTCATCACGGAAGCCAAGGCAGGCAACTGGCAGACAACCGCTGACGGAGTTTCGGTCGATGGTATGGCTTTGCAGCCAGCCGAGTACGAGCTCCAGATGGAAGCTGCCGATGAGGCAAGCGCGATCGCATTCCTCGCCGATGGTGGCTTTGTGATTATCGACACGCAACTTACCCCCGAGCTTTCTGCTGAGGGACTGGCGCGTGATGTGATCCGCATGATTCAGGATGCGCGCAAGTCCGCCGGGTTCGACGTGAGCGACCGGATCGCTCTTGCCATCAGTGCTCTCGACTCCGCTGACCACGACGCCATTGGCTTCCACAGCGCCATGATTGCCTCAGAAACGCTTGCAGTGCAATCCACCGTTGAGAGCTTCGTGAATGAGCTTCCAGAGGGCACACTTGAGACGTACCGCACCGAATTGCCGGCAGGAAAGTATGCCAATGCGGGCGGCCTGGTGATTGACATCACCAAGATGGGAACAATCAATGTCTGA